From the Actinomycetota bacterium genome, one window contains:
- a CDS encoding DUF364 domain-containing protein: MILDELLAQLHNQIPKPPEVNRISIGDRYVAVKLGQKAGVAYRPKMDSIPIELKDGFHLAELALSNNLMERATGIATINALSWLIIPQRLKFRHGDPTECIDIQGRIITMIGFFTPLVRRFAVAQEIRVVERESFLSGEQTCPSGRRARCLSERQASKCPNVRYFTPAQVGDAVRGAHAVIITGSALVYGGIEDYLQRAKISEEVMVVGPTSSMLPEPFFMRGATAVGGIEIFDANMLMDIVESGGGTRDIIGKCARKIWFRREDFTDQLRCI, from the coding sequence ATGATATTAGATGAACTCCTGGCTCAATTACACAACCAGATCCCTAAGCCTCCAGAGGTAAATCGCATTTCCATTGGTGATCGTTATGTTGCGGTTAAACTTGGACAAAAAGCCGGTGTTGCATATAGACCAAAGATGGATTCGATACCCATTGAGTTGAAAGATGGCTTCCACCTCGCTGAACTGGCTCTAAGTAATAATTTGATGGAGCGAGCCACCGGAATTGCCACCATAAATGCCCTCTCCTGGCTGATAATACCCCAACGATTAAAATTCAGGCATGGAGACCCCACTGAGTGTATAGATATCCAGGGCAGGATTATAACGATGATTGGCTTTTTTACCCCCTTGGTAAGGAGATTTGCTGTTGCACAGGAAATCAGAGTAGTTGAGCGAGAGTCTTTCCTGTCTGGTGAGCAGACCTGCCCGTCCGGCAGGCGGGCCCGCTGCTTATCCGAAAGACAAGCATCAAAATGTCCAAATGTTAGATATTTTACCCCTGCTCAAGTCGGTGACGCGGTGAGGGGTGCCCACGCCGTCATAATCACGGGATCGGCGCTGGTTTATGGGGGAATAGAGGATTACTTACAGCGAGCTAAAATTTCGGAAGAAGTGATGGTGGTCGGGCCCACTTCTTCAATGCTTCCCGAACCGTTTTTCATGAGGGGGGCGACCGCGGTAGGCGGAATTGAGATATTCGATGCCAACATGCTCATGGACATTGTGGAGAGTGGTGGTGGGACCCGTGACATAATCGGCAAGTGTGCCAGAAAGATATGGTTTAGAAGAGAGGATTTCACCGATCAACTAAGATGTATTTAA
- a CDS encoding zinc ribbon domain-containing protein: MPIYIYKCRDCGQEFELLVGMGSSKEELKCKKCGSKNLERVFSAFGIGGSPGSDIDNTCEAGT, from the coding sequence GTGCCAATTTATATCTATAAATGTAGGGATTGTGGGCAGGAATTTGAGCTTCTCGTAGGTATGGGATCCTCCAAAGAGGAATTGAAATGCAAAAAGTGCGGAAGCAAGAATTTAGAGAGGGTATTTTCGGCATTTGGAATAGGAGGTTCCCCAGGTAGCGACATTGATAATACTTGTGAAGCCGGGACTTGA
- a CDS encoding Mrp/NBP35 family ATP-binding protein — protein sequence MDHRNQDTNTNEKVQNRSSRKSLKPRPRSGINRCIAVLSGKGGVGKSLVTGLLAVSLVDKGLKVGILDADITGPSIPKMFGLRERACLVGCNLWPAITRRGIKVMSLNLLLDNEEDPVVWRGPLITKAIQQFWEQVLWGKLDYLLIDLPPGTADASLTVVQCIPLYGVVIVASPQELAVMIVKKAIRMVEHINIPILGLIENMSYAVCPKCGERLELFGNSRAEEISASMGITLLGKLPLDSRISQLCDAGEIEKYRDSSFEKVAEHFISGFTPR from the coding sequence ATGGATCATCGTAACCAAGATACTAATACCAACGAAAAAGTACAGAATCGATCAAGTCGGAAATCGCTCAAACCTCGACCGAGGAGCGGAATTAATCGCTGTATCGCTGTTCTGAGCGGTAAGGGAGGTGTAGGTAAGTCTCTGGTTACAGGACTCTTGGCCGTCTCTCTTGTAGACAAAGGCTTAAAGGTGGGTATTCTGGATGCCGATATTACGGGACCTAGTATTCCAAAGATGTTTGGTTTGAGGGAGAGAGCTTGCTTGGTAGGGTGCAACTTGTGGCCAGCTATAACACGCAGAGGGATAAAAGTCATGTCATTGAATTTATTGTTGGATAATGAGGAAGATCCAGTAGTTTGGCGAGGACCGCTAATAACTAAGGCCATTCAACAATTTTGGGAACAGGTTTTATGGGGTAAACTCGATTATCTACTAATTGATCTTCCACCTGGTACTGCCGATGCTTCGCTTACTGTAGTGCAATGCATCCCTCTCTATGGTGTGGTCATCGTCGCCTCTCCGCAGGAATTAGCGGTGATGATCGTTAAGAAGGCCATTCGCATGGTTGAGCACATTAATATCCCTATTTTGGGTTTAATCGAAAATATGAGTTATGCGGTTTGTCCTAAATGCGGCGAGAGATTGGAGCTTTTTGGAAATAGCCGAGCTGAGGAAATATCCGCTAGTATGGGCATTACTCTTCTTGGAAAGCTCCCCCTTGATTCCAGAATTTCTCAGCTTTGTGATGCCGGAGAGATAGAAAAATATCGCGATAGTTCCTTCGAAAAGGTAGCGGAACATTTTATCTCTGGTTTTACCCCAAGGTAA
- a CDS encoding ZIP family metal transporter — MRCVDYLLPHVNPELVKKEKPSVKRSVAMLVIGIALHNLPEGLAIGVGFAIAWKLGIIIALGIAMQDIPENIATVVPLYGITRKRLKSFMILTTTILFELVGFIIGYYFLKEASSYVLGISLAFAAGFMVYISVEELLPSAQIREYPRLTTAGIVLGLVCTLLTTLI; from the coding sequence ATGAGGTGTGTGGATTATCTATTGCCCCATGTTAACCCGGAATTGGTGAAGAAAGAGAAGCCATCCGTTAAAAGAAGCGTTGCCATGCTCGTTATCGGTATAGCTTTGCATAATTTACCCGAAGGCCTGGCGATTGGCGTGGGTTTTGCGATAGCATGGAAGCTGGGAATCATAATTGCATTGGGAATTGCGATGCAAGACATCCCGGAGAATATTGCAACCGTTGTGCCCTTATACGGAATAACGCGAAAAAGACTGAAATCCTTTATGATACTCACCACAACAATATTATTTGAATTGGTCGGATTCATTATAGGTTATTATTTTTTAAAAGAAGCTTCATCGTATGTGCTGGGAATTTCCCTGGCTTTCGCCGCGGGGTTCATGGTTTATATTTCCGTGGAGGAATTGCTACCATCAGCTCAGATCAGAGAATATCCTAGGTTGACAACTGCCGGAATAGTTTTGGGTCTCGTATGTACTTTATTAACGACTTTAATATGA
- a CDS encoding MerR family transcriptional regulator encodes MILIPEEDKPVFPIGIVAEMLKVHPETLRIWERNGIIHPARQGYRRLYSSLDLKRLGFVHNLIEKDGLNLAGVKRFIQMYPCWQRKYCSGGRPKGSGQRINPSKPCWKELGTYCLKPVDKAEFCSGCRFRRRERC; translated from the coding sequence ATGATATTGATTCCTGAGGAAGATAAGCCCGTATTCCCGATCGGCATCGTGGCTGAAATGCTAAAAGTTCATCCGGAGACTTTGAGAATTTGGGAGCGAAATGGAATTATTCATCCCGCTCGTCAGGGATACCGAAGGCTCTATTCCAGCCTGGATCTTAAGCGTTTAGGTTTTGTTCATAATCTAATTGAGAAAGATGGACTTAACCTGGCTGGAGTGAAAAGGTTTATCCAGATGTACCCCTGCTGGCAGAGGAAATATTGTTCTGGAGGCAGACCCAAAGGGTCAGGTCAGCGCATAAATCCATCAAAACCTTGTTGGAAAGAACTCGGAACTTATTGTTTAAAACCTGTGGATAAAGCCGAGTTTTGTTCAGGTTGTAGATTTAGAAGAAGGGAACGTTGTTGA
- a CDS encoding 4Fe-4S binding protein: protein MFFIDPERCTSCGNCIEVCPMQAISIQNEKAVIDTDECAECGICVNECPNGAIYEREVESEVERREAGTTRSKVDPEQMTGSRISQAILGRGGGMGRATGGRGLGIGRRGKGIGRGRRGRGRRF, encoded by the coding sequence ATGTTTTTTATTGATCCAGAGAGGTGCACTAGCTGTGGAAATTGCATAGAGGTGTGCCCCATGCAAGCGATTAGTATACAAAACGAGAAAGCTGTAATCGATACCGATGAGTGTGCAGAATGTGGCATTTGTGTGAATGAATGTCCCAATGGTGCTATCTATGAAAGGGAGGTTGAATCGGAAGTGGAAAGGCGGGAGGCTGGTACCACCAGAAGTAAAGTTGATCCTGAACAAATGACTGGTTCCCGTATAAGTCAAGCAATTCTTGGAAGAGGCGGGGGCATGGGTCGCGCAACCGGAGGGAGAGGACTCGGCATCGGTCGAAGAGGCAAAGGTATAGGCCGAGGTCGACGTGGTCGTGGTAGAAGATTTTAA
- a CDS encoding MBL fold metallo-hydrolase, translated as MELKIIYDNRGTSNEHLAISWGFSCQIRGEVNILFDTGGNASILLENMSRLDISPEDFEAVIISHNHYDHTSGLWGFLEKNPNVEVYILGVFPKRLKDRIKNYGSTLAEVDKFCEIFPDVYTTGKLGQIIPEQSLILKRPQGLVVITGCAHPGIVDILQEVGRDISEEIFLVVGGFHLMGQPEGVIKSIIHEFKELGVERVAPTHCTGDKAMKLFKEEYKENFMEVGVGTSIKV; from the coding sequence ATGGAACTCAAAATAATCTACGATAACAGGGGAACTTCAAATGAACATCTCGCAATTTCTTGGGGTTTTTCTTGTCAAATACGGGGTGAAGTGAATATCCTATTTGATACAGGGGGAAACGCATCCATTCTCCTAGAGAACATGAGCAGACTGGACATCTCTCCGGAGGATTTCGAAGCCGTTATCATCTCTCATAATCATTACGATCATACCAGCGGATTATGGGGCTTTTTAGAGAAAAATCCAAATGTTGAGGTCTATATCCTAGGGGTTTTTCCCAAGCGGCTTAAGGACAGGATAAAAAATTATGGATCGACTTTAGCTGAGGTGGATAAATTTTGTGAAATCTTTCCCGATGTGTACACCACTGGCAAGCTCGGTCAAATTATCCCCGAGCAATCCTTGATATTAAAAAGACCCCAGGGCTTGGTGGTAATCACAGGGTGCGCTCACCCCGGAATCGTTGACATCTTGCAAGAGGTTGGGAGAGATATATCTGAAGAGATTTTTCTGGTGGTGGGCGGATTCCATCTGATGGGTCAGCCTGAGGGGGTTATAAAGTCCATAATTCATGAGTTTAAAGAGCTTGGTGTGGAGAGGGTAGCCCCCACCCATTGCACCGGGGACAAAGCAATGAAACTATTCAAAGAGGAATACAAGGAAAATTTCATGGAGGTTGGTGTAGGGACCTCAATAAAGGTTTAA
- a CDS encoding DJ-1/PfpI family protein: MKRVVLILLAISLIMGCRAAEKGEKKVTPKREKPSVVEEEAPPKPTPEAKKILMIIAHKDFRDEEYKQPRDLFEEEGFDVTVASSSLEEAKGMLGMEVKPDILLDQVNVEDYDAIVFVGGSGASEYWDNSTAHTIAQKAVEANKILAAICIAPVTLANAGVLSGKKATVYSSRIGEIQAKGAKYEETDVIRDGNIITASGPQASRAFARAIVEALKES, translated from the coding sequence ATGAAAAGAGTAGTTTTAATTTTGCTCGCTATAAGCCTAATTATGGGTTGCCGAGCGGCGGAAAAGGGAGAGAAGAAAGTTACGCCCAAGAGAGAAAAACCGTCTGTGGTGGAAGAGGAAGCTCCCCCAAAACCAACTCCTGAGGCAAAGAAGATTTTGATGATCATCGCTCATAAGGATTTTCGAGACGAGGAATATAAACAACCGAGGGACCTTTTTGAGGAAGAAGGCTTTGATGTCACCGTTGCCTCTTCGAGTTTGGAAGAGGCGAAGGGTATGCTGGGAATGGAAGTTAAACCCGATATTTTGCTGGATCAAGTCAATGTCGAGGACTATGATGCAATCGTCTTCGTTGGTGGCTCAGGAGCCTCAGAATATTGGGATAATTCCACCGCTCATACCATTGCCCAAAAGGCGGTAGAAGCCAACAAAATCCTTGCAGCAATTTGTATTGCCCCTGTTACCTTAGCCAATGCTGGTGTCCTATCAGGCAAGAAGGCTACCGTTTATTCATCAAGAATTGGCGAGATTCAAGCCAAAGGAGCCAAATATGAGGAAACCGATGTGATTCGGGATGGGAATATCATCACAGCTAGTGGCCCTCAAGCCTCAAGGGCTTTTGCCCGTGCTATAGTTGAAGCGTTAAAAGAATCATAA
- a CDS encoding NifB/NifX family molybdenum-iron cluster-binding protein, which produces MKIAVTSTGPDLSSQMDPRFGRCQFFIIVDPETMEFEVIQNPNIAAAGGAGIQSAQLMASKGVKAVLTGQCGPNAFSTLQAAGIQVFTGVGGVVKDAVEQFKSGELKLVSQPTVGPKFGMRGVGSPYVPPGAGLGPGRGMGRGGGMGRGMGAGMGGAPGAVFQPPSVSTKQELEALKKQFEILKEQLDRINQRISDLEKKKKG; this is translated from the coding sequence ATGAAAATAGCTGTAACTTCTACGGGTCCCGATCTATCATCTCAAATGGATCCAAGATTCGGTCGCTGTCAGTTCTTCATCATCGTTGATCCAGAGACCATGGAGTTTGAAGTGATACAGAACCCCAATATTGCTGCTGCAGGAGGTGCAGGTATTCAATCCGCTCAGCTCATGGCGAGCAAGGGTGTCAAGGCGGTTCTCACAGGGCAATGTGGTCCCAATGCCTTTTCCACGCTCCAGGCTGCAGGTATTCAGGTTTTTACCGGTGTTGGTGGAGTGGTTAAGGATGCTGTGGAGCAATTTAAAAGTGGTGAGTTAAAACTGGTGAGTCAACCCACAGTGGGACCGAAGTTTGGCATGAGGGGTGTTGGTTCCCCCTATGTCCCTCCGGGAGCAGGATTAGGACCTGGTAGAGGCATGGGACGAGGTGGAGGAATGGGCAGAGGCATGGGCGCAGGTATGGGTGGAGCTCCCGGAGCAGTTTTTCAGCCTCCATCCGTCTCAACCAAGCAAGAACTGGAGGCACTAAAGAAGCAGTTCGAGATACTCAAAGAGCAATTGGATCGGATTAATCAAAGAATAAGCGATCTTGAGAAGAAAAAGAAGGGTTAA
- a CDS encoding DUF5320 domain-containing protein — MDVLRNGAPRLDAFWLQPRMVGISPYGLGPCATYLMTGRWPLPWPSYAPTMPFGPTAFAPPYMTPEEELEMLKDQAQFLKQQLEQIGERIKDLEKKAKEK, encoded by the coding sequence ATGGATGTATTACGCAACGGGGCTCCCCGGTTGGATGCGTTTTGGCTTCAGCCCAGGATGGTGGGTATAAGTCCCTATGGTTTGGGACCCTGCGCCACTTACTTAATGACCGGAAGATGGCCTCTACCTTGGCCGTCCTATGCTCCAACGATGCCCTTCGGTCCAACAGCATTCGCTCCTCCTTACATGACACCGGAGGAGGAGCTGGAAATGCTCAAGGATCAAGCTCAATTTCTGAAGCAGCAGTTGGAGCAAATAGGCGAGAGAATCAAGGATTTGGAGAAGAAAGCCAAGGAGAAATAA
- a CDS encoding 4Fe-4S binding protein — protein sequence MKQLTIISGKGGTGKTTLAACFAVLAENKIIVDTDVDAPDLHLILHPTILSQEEFSGAKIAVKDKNKCTKCGKCEEICRFNAIRDLKIDYLRCEGCGVCVHICPEEAITLEDKPTGYIYNSETKYGPMIHARLKAGMETSGKLVTEVRNNARKISEGGSYNLIILDGSPGIGCPVIASLAGTDLALVVTEPTLSGLSDLKRIVGVAEHFKIETLVCINKYDINLKNAQEIKEFCEEKGIKLVGMIPFDPEVSRALAQGKVVVEVSNGPAAQAIHELWDVVSRCLFHSDN from the coding sequence GTGAAGCAACTCACCATCATTAGTGGCAAAGGTGGTACGGGAAAAACCACTTTAGCCGCTTGTTTTGCCGTCTTGGCGGAGAACAAAATCATCGTTGATACCGATGTCGATGCCCCGGACCTTCATTTAATTTTACATCCCACCATTCTTAGTCAGGAGGAATTTAGCGGAGCCAAAATTGCTGTGAAGGACAAAAATAAATGCACAAAGTGTGGCAAATGCGAGGAGATTTGCCGATTCAATGCGATAAGAGATCTAAAGATAGATTACCTTCGTTGTGAAGGTTGTGGTGTATGCGTTCATATATGTCCAGAAGAAGCCATCACCCTTGAAGATAAGCCCACTGGTTACATTTATAATTCAGAGACAAAATACGGTCCCATGATTCACGCCCGTCTTAAAGCGGGGATGGAAACGTCGGGTAAATTGGTCACGGAGGTGCGAAACAATGCTCGAAAGATTAGCGAGGGAGGGAGTTACAACCTTATAATTCTTGATGGTTCTCCTGGCATCGGTTGCCCGGTGATCGCTTCCCTCGCCGGGACAGATTTAGCTTTAGTTGTAACCGAGCCAACACTATCGGGTTTGTCGGATTTAAAACGAATAGTCGGAGTCGCGGAACATTTTAAGATTGAAACTCTGGTTTGCATCAACAAGTATGATATTAATCTCAAAAATGCTCAGGAGATCAAAGAATTCTGCGAAGAAAAGGGAATTAAATTGGTGGGAATGATCCCCTTTGATCCCGAAGTTTCAAGAGCTTTAGCGCAAGGAAAAGTGGTGGTGGAAGTCTCCAATGGTCCTGCCGCCCAGGCTATCCATGAGCTCTGGGATGTAGTTTCAAGATGTCTTTTTCACTCGGATAATTAG
- a CDS encoding zinc ribbon domain-containing protein, producing the protein MPIYEYKCKRCGVLSEILVGLAQGKEEVKCFNCGSSDLEKILWSKFMVGKSTAPDMDGCCGQIRPCDNPKRCCGK; encoded by the coding sequence ATGCCAATTTACGAATACAAGTGCAAAAGATGTGGAGTCCTAAGCGAAATCTTAGTCGGTTTAGCTCAAGGTAAAGAGGAAGTTAAATGTTTTAATTGCGGGAGCAGTGATTTAGAGAAGATACTCTGGTCCAAATTCATGGTTGGCAAAAGTACTGCTCCAGATATGGATGGTTGCTGTGGACAAATTCGTCCCTGCGATAACCCAAAGAGATGCTGCGGAAAATAA
- a CDS encoding ATP-binding protein has translation MIISVASGKGGTGKTTIATNLALSLKNCQYVDCDVEEPNGYIFLRPQIQESKTVYLPVPHVHLEKCSFCGKCAEFCQFNALAVAKENILIFPELCHGCGGCMVICPNSAITEENRSIGVVEKGKASHLEFVQGKLNIGEPMATPVVRAVKDEIDEEKIAILDASPGTGCPVIETISGSDYCLLITEPTPFGLYDLQLAVEVMRNLRIPFGIIVNRWGEGDSQLEDYCLKENIPILLKIPFSRDIAMLYSKGIPLVQAHPHWKANFLKLFEGIEERLGEATHHH, from the coding sequence ATGATAATCTCGGTGGCCAGTGGCAAGGGTGGTACTGGGAAGACGACGATTGCCACGAATTTGGCTTTATCTTTAAAGAATTGTCAATATGTCGACTGTGATGTAGAGGAACCAAATGGCTATATTTTTTTGCGTCCCCAAATTCAGGAGAGCAAAACGGTTTATCTCCCCGTGCCCCATGTACATCTTGAGAAATGCTCCTTCTGCGGTAAGTGCGCTGAGTTTTGCCAGTTCAATGCATTAGCGGTGGCTAAAGAGAATATTTTAATTTTTCCCGAACTTTGTCATGGTTGTGGAGGCTGTATGGTAATCTGCCCTAACTCCGCAATCACTGAAGAAAATAGATCCATCGGGGTGGTGGAGAAGGGAAAAGCATCTCATCTTGAATTCGTTCAGGGGAAACTAAACATTGGCGAGCCCATGGCGACTCCCGTAGTCAGGGCAGTAAAGGATGAGATTGATGAGGAGAAAATCGCCATCCTCGATGCTTCGCCGGGAACCGGTTGTCCCGTGATAGAGACCATCTCAGGAAGTGATTATTGCCTTCTTATCACCGAGCCCACTCCCTTTGGATTATATGATCTCCAGTTGGCTGTGGAGGTCATGAGGAATTTGAGGATTCCCTTTGGAATCATCGTCAATCGATGGGGTGAAGGGGATTCCCAGCTCGAAGATTATTGTCTGAAAGAAAATATCCCCATTCTGCTTAAGATTCCTTTCAGTCGAGATATAGCTATGCTTTATTCTAAAGGTATTCCCCTGGTCCAAGCTCATCCTCATTGGAAAGCCAACTTTTTAAAACTTTTCGAAGGTATCGAGGAGAGATTAGGTGAAGCAACTCACCATCATTAG
- a CDS encoding NifB/NifX family molybdenum-iron cluster-binding protein, which yields MKVAIATDGVEVSPHFGRCATYTIAEIKNNQIISKEVIANPGHEPGFLPMFLAQRGVGYVIAGGMGPRAKTLFAQHGIEVITGAYGRVDSVLQGFLEGTLEVGTDTCEH from the coding sequence ATGAAGGTCGCCATTGCGACGGATGGAGTCGAAGTATCACCACATTTTGGGCGATGTGCTACCTATACCATCGCCGAAATTAAGAACAATCAGATCATAAGTAAAGAGGTAATAGCGAATCCCGGACACGAACCTGGATTCTTACCCATGTTTCTTGCGCAGAGAGGCGTGGGTTATGTAATCGCAGGTGGTATGGGTCCCAGGGCAAAGACTCTTTTTGCCCAGCATGGGATTGAGGTGATCACCGGAGCTTACGGGAGAGTGGACAGCGTGCTTCAAGGGTTTCTGGAGGGAACACTCGAAGTAGGCACCGACACTTGTGAACACTAA
- a CDS encoding radical SAM protein, with translation MSNYNCIFGPVASRRLGTSLGVDVIPYKTCTYDCIYCQLGRTTRKTVTRREYVPWKIVLNQLESFLSEGNHDIDYITFSGCGEPTLNSEIGRLTKEVKKLTTIPIAVLTNGSLLYQSRVQQDLIEADLVLPSLDAVTPSVFRVINRPHHSLDIKKIIEGMITFRRAYKGRMWLEILFSRGVNDDQDEVERMKEAIKDIKPDKVQLNTVIRPPSEDVAHALSVDQLKAIKSIIGSKAEIIPNFKEISHGIHQRSLEERILSLLRRRPCTIEDISTGLNIHPTIALKYLNALADLGKVDYVVHGKQVYYKSRSSIQWKGNVKEDLEG, from the coding sequence GTGAGTAATTATAATTGTATTTTTGGTCCAGTAGCATCTCGCAGGTTGGGGACATCGCTTGGGGTGGATGTAATTCCCTATAAGACATGTACATATGATTGCATTTACTGTCAATTGGGCCGAACTACGCGAAAAACGGTTACTCGAAGAGAATATGTCCCCTGGAAGATAGTGCTGAATCAATTGGAGAGTTTTCTCTCCGAAGGTAATCATGATATAGATTATATTACTTTCTCGGGTTGCGGTGAGCCCACTTTAAATAGCGAGATAGGTCGGCTAACTAAAGAGGTGAAAAAGTTAACCACGATACCGATAGCGGTGTTAACAAATGGCTCTTTATTATATCAAAGCAGAGTTCAACAGGATCTGATCGAGGCTGATCTGGTGTTGCCATCTCTTGACGCGGTAACGCCTTCGGTTTTTCGAGTCATTAATAGACCGCATCATTCCCTGGATATCAAAAAGATAATTGAGGGGATGATAACTTTTAGACGAGCTTATAAAGGAAGAATGTGGCTCGAAATTCTCTTCTCTCGAGGAGTTAATGATGATCAAGATGAGGTAGAGAGGATGAAAGAAGCAATAAAGGATATAAAACCGGACAAGGTTCAACTAAATACTGTCATCCGTCCTCCAAGCGAGGACGTAGCTCATGCTTTAAGTGTGGATCAGTTAAAAGCCATTAAGAGTATTATTGGATCCAAAGCTGAAATAATCCCAAATTTTAAAGAGATTTCCCATGGTATTCATCAACGAAGTTTGGAGGAGAGAATCCTTAGTTTGCTCCGACGAAGACCTTGTACCATCGAGGATATATCGACTGGTCTGAATATCCATCCCACTATAGCCCTTAAATATCTGAATGCCTTAGCGGATTTGGGGAAGGTCGATTATGTGGTCCATGGGAAGCAGGTTTATTACAAGTCTCGATCGAGTATCCAATGGAAGGGAAATGTGAAAGAGGACTTGGAGGGATGA
- a CDS encoding GIY-YIG nuclease family protein, translating into MKGVYGLLLKLPRDDEFEIGKLGPVEFKFGYYVYIGSALGSLKARINRHRKLKKNLRWHIDYLVAKAIVVEIIYAETTEKKECNIARGLSRYFNSIANFGSSDCGCQSHLFYFSSLDDLRRIVRGVLNENGLSPKVFVG; encoded by the coding sequence ATGAAAGGCGTTTATGGATTATTGCTGAAATTACCCAGGGATGACGAATTTGAGATAGGCAAACTTGGGCCGGTGGAGTTTAAATTCGGATATTACGTATACATTGGTTCAGCTCTGGGTAGCCTAAAAGCGAGAATTAATCGCCATAGGAAACTTAAGAAGAATCTTCGCTGGCATATCGATTATCTTGTAGCTAAAGCTATAGTGGTGGAGATTATTTATGCTGAGACTACTGAGAAGAAAGAGTGCAATATCGCTCGGGGTTTAAGCAGATACTTCAATTCCATTGCGAATTTCGGCTCTAGCGATTGTGGTTGCCAAAGCCATCTTTTTTATTTTTCCAGCCTTGATGATTTAAGGAGAATTGTTAGGGGAGTATTGAATGAGAATGGGTTATCTCCCAAAGTATTTGTGGGATGA